In the genome of Andrena cerasifolii isolate SP2316 chromosome 5, iyAndCera1_principal, whole genome shotgun sequence, one region contains:
- the LOC143369266 gene encoding uncharacterized protein LOC143369266 isoform X3: MDESAKVPQKADAKALLRSPGVDPDTGFAYLKVADCSVTDEAEFPKAPKRKLSVFCRSFDVITAKNQGDTVEFRRTSSSPSVRIEKEQETESRSDEFCQRTSLCKKGFVNSYRSLIESGKFLSGSSADDLIGKFSPSGTDVPAKKAEPLQAATLKLPQVREGKTGDAPATIAAASIGKHFKSDSSGSGGFKCADERVAVDSRESRLPSEPDNFSILINDASPASGEPRNDGTSTGGSRGTPPAPSSATFCGDLAKIKDSAYPRALAGASSAGRLGKYTSVDLGMSSHGDSSIGSDSDDEPIERVHCASNGRPKGDSPTRPSPFYSTGALPKKPDSGEPHGMQETGDHAEFHSTREKRQRLVAARRSLSEGDCERCHVTRRRRGCAKPKESPDEQEEKILGAFPSFTDVHLQAMGLSSTEGTDTLHRETLLDTEVERKYIAFSIGLGIDRITLHRRLSLSRRNRDLAERNLAGEIQQMHGDIEQLLPLCTDKESIEKVERVRHRLDMVMRCAHKVSCAAETLGAVCQEQRITRAIFVADKYLQTLRSRCELLATEIAEAKRILLENNIVIDENSAELGDDLPKIRYKNGLPFNNRVARRRASIATISRPLTSQDTAKEGPKQRNSVCGRVTLRRPSLCSEIQNSFNSVVELRDIFEQTESRRNSNEENNNSLRDDQGNNNDTVNPDVASQAEDEARLISAQNSLLELDVTKTVEKQSTLCTRTAESLRILENFKAWQQMLWYALIFFLGFYTKHVISSMNVCDRSPKFSVD; this comes from the exons ATGGACGAGTCCGCGAAAGTGCCCCAGAAAGCAGACGCTAAAGCGCTTCTTCGATCGCCCGGAGTAGACCCTGACACGGGATTTGCGTATTTAAAAGTGGCTGACTGCTCGGTGACCGACGAGGCTGAATTCCCGAAAGCCCCGAAACGAAAGCTGTCCGTGTTCTGCCGATCGTTCGACGTGATCACGGCGAAGAATCAAGGGGACACGGTGGAGTTCCGGCGCACCTCCAGCAGCCCTTCCGTTCGGATCGAAAAGGAGCAGGAAACGGAGTCGAGGAGCGACGAGTTCTGCCAGCGGACGAGCCTGTGCAAGAAAGGTTTCGTTAATAGTTACCGTTCATTGATCGAGAGCGGCAAGTTCCTGAGCGGCTCCTCGGCCGACGATCTCATTGGCAAGTTCTCTCCGAGTGGCACCGATGTTCCTGCGAAGAAAGCTGAGCCCTTGCAAGCAGCAACGCTCAAACTGCCACAGGTTAGGGAGGGCAAGACCGGTGATGCCCCCGCGACGATAGCCGCGGCTTCGATCGGGAAGCATTTTAAATCGGACAGCAGCGGGAGCGGAGGGTTTAAA TGCGCTGATGAACGTGTCGCCGTTGACTCGCGGGAAAGCCGGCTGCCGTCGGAGCCGGACAACTTTTCCATCCTGATCAACGACGCGTCGCCAGCCAGTGGAGAGCCGAGGAACGATGGAACGTCTACGGGTGGTTCGCGGGGAACCCCGCCAGCACCATCCAGCGCAACCTTCTGCGGCG ATCTGGCCAAGATCAAAGATTCTGCATATCCCCGCGCGCTCGCGGGCGCATCGAGTGCTGGTCGCCTTGGAAAATACACATCAGTCGATCTCGGAATGTCGAGTCACGGGGATAGCTCGATCGGTTCAGATAGCGACGACGAGCCGATCGAGCGCGTTCACTGTGCGAGCAACGGGCGACCGAAGGGCGACAGTCCCACGCGACCCTCGCCGTTTTATTCCACCGGTGCGCTCCCGAAGAAACCGGATTCGGGCGAGCCCCACGGAATGCAGGAAACCGGGGACCACGCGGAATTCCATTCAACGCGCGAGAAGCGACAA AGGCTCGTCGCTGCGAGGAGGTCCTTATCCGAGGGCGACTGCGAGCGATGTCACGTAACAAGACGTCGTCGCGGGTGTGCCAAACCGAAGGAGTCGCCCGATGAGCAGGAAGAGAAGATACTTGGAGCCTTTCCCAGCTTCACGGATGTTCACCTGCAGGCTATGGGATTATCCAGCACGGAGGGAACGGACACCCTGCACAG AGAAACATTGCTGGATACCGAGGTCGAGCGCAAGTACATCGCATTTTCGATCGGGCTTGGCATAGACAGGATCACCTTGCATCGAAGACTGTCGCTGTCCCGCCGTAATCGAGATCTAGCGGAGCGAAATCTCGCGGGTGAAATTCAACAGATGCACGGAGACATAGAG CAACTGTTACCCCTGTGCACGGACAAGGAGTCGATAGAGAAAGTGGAAAGAGTCCGTCATCGGTTAGACATGGTGATGCGATGCGCTCATAAGGTTTCCTGCGCGGCTGAAACACTTGGCGCGGTTTGCCAGGAGCAAAGAATCACCAGAGCAATCTTTGTGGCTGATAAATACCTTCAGACACTGCGTTCCAGGTGTGAGCTTCTGGCCACCGAGATTGCTGAAGCCAA GCGGATCTTACTGGAGAATAACATCGTGATAGACGAGAATTCAGCGGAGCTGGGCGATGACTTACCTAAAATACGATACAAGAACGGATTGCCGTTTAATAACCGA GTGGCCAGGAGAAGAGCAAGCATCGCAACTATTTCGCGACCCCTGACTTCGCAAGATACGGCAAAG GAAGGTCCCAAACAACGGAATTCGGTGTGCGGTAGAGTCACCCTCAGGAGGCCGTCCTTGTGCTCCGAAATACAAAA CAGCTTCAATAGCGTCGTCGAGTTGCGCGACATATTCGAGCAGACAGAGTCGAGGAGGAACTCGAATGAAGAGAACAATAATTCCCTGAGGGATGATCAAGGGAATAATAACGATACCGTGAATCCGGACGTTGCCAGTCAAGCGGAAGATGAGGCTCGATTAATTAGTGCACAGAATTCCTTGCTGGAACTGGACGTGACCAAAACCGTTGAGAAGCAGTCGACATTATG TACGCGTACAGCAGAATCTTTGCGAATACTTgaaaatttcaaggcatggCAACAGATGTTGTGGTACGCGTTGATCTTCTTTCTTGGATTTTATACGAAGCATGTTATCTCGTCGATGAACGTATGCGACAGATCGCCCAAATTCAGCGTAGACTGA